One segment of Macrotis lagotis isolate mMagLag1 chromosome 1, bilby.v1.9.chrom.fasta, whole genome shotgun sequence DNA contains the following:
- the LOC141505320 gene encoding uncharacterized protein LOC141505320, with protein sequence MKDWGLLLLLQLLLNFLLWGLGAQSQDMDCVQAYPCQCLLQGSHQVINLAAVGALTIPIAPHKESEGYIQFSPCQPFSEPANTTPTDCVQVAACVTLRRAGSGDLHHIAYGRHQRSEFRYNSSTRVLTVTYPAWPSRNTQVHFNCSPVKIVTHMSLLPTHLEVFIQTPCACPDRCQPWSPEPSSLIVISFFVTLGIYLIWGVCGLSANHTNRGSQLIPQDHFWCSPCSSCLGKSEEDKENIPLMGFCSRT encoded by the exons ATGAAGGACTGGGGGCTCCTCTTGCTTCTACAGCTTCTGCTGAACTTCCTGCTCTGGGGGCTGGGGGCTCAGTCCCAGGACATGGACTGTGTCCAGGCCTACCCTTGCCAGTGCCTCCTGCAAGGGAGTCATCAGGTGATCAATCTGGCTGCCGTGGGAGCCCTGACCATCCCTATAGCCCCCCACAAGGAGTCTGAGGGATACATTCAGTTCAGCCCTTGCCAGCCTTTCAGCGAACCTGCTAATACCACCCCCACTGACTGTGTTCAGGTGGCAGCCTGTGTGACCCTTAG ACGAGCAGGATCAGGGGATCTGCATCACATTGCCTATGGCAGGCACCAGAGGAGTGAATTTCGGTACAACAGCAGCACCCGTGTCTTGACTGTCACATATCCTG CCTGGCCAAGCAGGAATACCCAGGTCCATTTTAACTGTAGCCCAGTCAAGATTGTGACCCACATGTCCCTCCTGCCCACCCACCTGGAAGTCTTCATCCAAACTCCCTGTGCCTGCCCAGATCGTTGCCAGCCCTGGAGCCCAGAACCCAGCTCTCTCATTGTCATCTCATTCTTTGTGACCCTTGGCATCTACCTCATTTGGG GTGTTTGTGGGTTGTCTGCCAACCACACTAACAGAGGAAGCCAGCTCATTCCTCAAGATCATTTCTGGTGCAGCCCCTGTTCCTCTTGCCTTGGGAAGTcagaggaagacaaagaaaacatCCCCCTTATGGGCTTCTGTTCTAGAACTTAA